One Saimiri boliviensis isolate mSaiBol1 chromosome 5, mSaiBol1.pri, whole genome shotgun sequence genomic window carries:
- the LOC141584442 gene encoding small cysteine and glycine repeat-containing protein 7-like — protein MGCCGCGGCGGGCGGGCGGGCGGGCGGGCGGCGGCGGCGSCTTCRCYRVGCCSSCCPCCRGCCGGCCSTPVICCCRRTCSSCGCGCGKGCCQQKGCCQQKCCCQKQCCC, from the coding sequence ATGGGTTGCTGTGGTTGTGGTGGCTGCGGTGGTGGCTGCGGTGGTGGCTGCGGTGGTGGCTGCGGTGGCGGCTgtggtggtggctgtggtggctgtggtggcTGTGGCGGCTGTGGCAGCTGTACCACCTGCAGGTGCTACCGGGTGGGCTGCTGCTCCAGCTGCTGCCCCTGCTGCCGTGGCTGCTGTGGGGGCTGCTGCAGCACACCCGTGATCTGCTGCTGCCGCCGCACCTGCAGCtcatgtggctgtggctgtgggaaGGGCTGTTGCCAGCAGAAGGGATGCTGCCAGCAGAAGTGCTGCTGCCAGAAGCAATGCTGCTGCTAG